One window from the genome of Leucobacter aridicollis encodes:
- a CDS encoding trimeric intracellular cation channel family protein — MLDETFTLPLWAELTAVGVGSLQGALFAAGFKRLDLLGVALVGIASGIGGGFLRDILLNTTTAAFSINWYLLTAILSAFVGMLVPRLFHRVDPVITLLDAVSIGMFGAIGATKALALGLPVLPALFIGTISAVGGGVLRDMILNIPIALMHVGSFYAVASMGGIVVLLIMLQFGAPVLVAGVVCVLVTTMLRLLAIRFGWSLPEQRALSRIQLRRQRQVEAAIDEALQTGAIVLPDIVPDPDDDDEDDEGEESGVAWRQPRP, encoded by the coding sequence GTGCTTGACGAAACATTCACGCTTCCCCTCTGGGCCGAGCTCACGGCAGTCGGCGTCGGCAGCCTGCAGGGCGCCCTCTTCGCCGCTGGGTTCAAACGGCTTGACCTGCTCGGGGTCGCACTCGTCGGCATCGCCTCAGGGATCGGCGGGGGCTTTCTTCGCGACATCCTGCTCAACACGACCACGGCGGCATTCTCAATCAACTGGTACCTGCTGACCGCGATCCTGTCAGCCTTCGTCGGCATGCTCGTGCCGCGCCTGTTTCACAGGGTTGACCCCGTGATCACGCTGCTCGACGCCGTGAGCATCGGCATGTTCGGAGCGATCGGCGCGACAAAGGCGCTCGCGCTCGGGCTCCCGGTGCTCCCAGCCCTGTTCATCGGCACGATCTCAGCCGTCGGTGGCGGCGTACTCCGAGACATGATCCTGAACATACCGATCGCGCTCATGCACGTCGGCTCGTTCTACGCCGTCGCATCGATGGGCGGCATCGTCGTCCTGCTCATCATGCTGCAGTTCGGCGCGCCAGTGCTCGTCGCAGGCGTCGTGTGCGTCCTCGTTACGACGATGCTGCGCCTCCTCGCGATTCGCTTCGGCTGGAGCCTTCCCGAACAGCGGGCCCTCAGCCGCATTCAGCTGCGCCGCCAACGCCAGGTTGAGGCCGCAATCGACGAGGCGCTGCAGACAGGCGCCATTGTTCTCCCCGACATCGTGCCCGATCCTGACGATGACGACGAAGATGACGAAGGCGAGGAGTCAGGCGTGGCGTGGCGCCAGCCCCGCCCTTAG
- a CDS encoding MFS transporter — translation MTHTPAPARRRTALMLIALVLVALNLRLAITSAAALLTLLTESGALNSATVVLIPAIPTAVFAVAGVSTARLAARWGVERTVAVGLAVLTAGLLIRAIPSPWIVVLGTVVATGGLAVVNILLPAVVRAHFGRSIGTVTTVYSTAMSLGAATAAATAVPVAVAVGSPTVGLAAWAVPALIALAVWAVVMPIARPARAEAPAAVGIGARRVRAAYPAGTWLLASFFALQSLLSYVVMGWLPTIATDAGLSPERAGLLLGITMAVGVPATVLIMPLARGAGRMRVGFAVVGSATTAGVLGLLFAPLALPEVWAGLLGLGMCAFPLALALIATIGKDAAESARVSTAVQSIGYTVATLGPLGAGALHQATQSWTPVLVLLIVGAAAQITVGVVLTAVVWRRRPGGER, via the coding sequence ATGACTCACACTCCTGCCCCTGCCCGCAGGCGGACCGCGCTCATGCTGATCGCGCTCGTGCTCGTCGCGCTGAATTTGCGCCTGGCGATAACTAGCGCTGCCGCGCTGCTCACGTTGCTCACCGAGAGCGGCGCCTTGAACTCTGCGACGGTTGTGCTCATCCCAGCGATTCCGACGGCAGTGTTCGCGGTCGCCGGGGTGAGCACCGCGAGACTCGCTGCACGCTGGGGCGTCGAGCGCACAGTCGCTGTCGGGCTTGCGGTACTGACCGCAGGGCTCCTCATCCGCGCTATCCCGAGCCCCTGGATCGTTGTGCTCGGTACCGTCGTTGCGACGGGCGGACTCGCTGTCGTGAACATCCTGTTGCCCGCCGTCGTCCGTGCGCACTTTGGCCGCAGCATCGGCACGGTGACGACGGTCTACTCGACTGCGATGTCGCTCGGCGCGGCGACCGCGGCGGCAACAGCCGTGCCTGTCGCCGTGGCCGTCGGCAGTCCGACGGTCGGGCTCGCGGCGTGGGCGGTGCCCGCGCTCATCGCCCTCGCTGTGTGGGCCGTCGTGATGCCAATCGCGCGGCCCGCCCGCGCCGAGGCCCCCGCGGCCGTCGGGATCGGCGCACGTCGGGTGCGCGCCGCGTACCCTGCCGGAACCTGGCTCCTCGCGAGCTTCTTCGCGCTCCAGTCGCTCCTGAGCTACGTGGTCATGGGATGGCTTCCGACGATCGCCACAGACGCGGGCCTGTCACCCGAGCGCGCCGGGCTCCTGCTCGGCATCACGATGGCGGTGGGCGTGCCTGCGACGGTGCTCATCATGCCGCTCGCCCGCGGGGCCGGCCGGATGCGTGTCGGATTCGCGGTCGTCGGATCCGCGACAACGGCGGGCGTGCTCGGGCTACTGTTCGCGCCGCTCGCACTGCCGGAGGTATGGGCCGGGCTCCTCGGGCTCGGAATGTGCGCGTTTCCGCTCGCGCTCGCGCTCATCGCGACGATCGGCAAGGACGCGGCAGAGTCGGCGCGGGTCTCAACCGCGGTGCAGTCCATCGGGTACACGGTCGCGACGCTCGGCCCCCTCGGGGCGGGGGCCCTGCACCAGGCGACGCAGTCGTGGACGCCAGTGCTCGTGCTGCTTATTGTCGGCGCCGCCGCCCAGATCACCGTCGGCGTCGTGCTCACCGCGGTCGTGTGGCGTCGGCGTCCCGGCGGTGAACGGTAG
- a CDS encoding TetR/AcrR family transcriptional regulator has protein sequence MTDARILRTRAALHKAITELATQKPVGEITVSELAESAGINRVTFYKHYTTPAEALADALYTELKDVCTGTAPAPEIDAFTHCIYSALDHLEERRELYTIAFSDQVDGTVPIMLSRFLTEVAETYLTKRRKRKPAVPDVDLDVAAAFLANGATGAIRVWILEGDMSRERFFENLPLLLPAWFQAEAAG, from the coding sequence ATGACTGACGCGCGTATCCTGCGGACCCGGGCCGCACTGCACAAGGCGATCACTGAGCTCGCCACCCAGAAGCCTGTTGGAGAAATCACCGTCTCCGAGCTCGCCGAAAGCGCGGGCATCAACCGAGTGACGTTCTACAAGCACTACACGACGCCAGCGGAGGCGCTCGCGGATGCGCTGTACACCGAGCTCAAGGACGTCTGCACCGGCACCGCGCCTGCCCCCGAAATCGACGCTTTCACCCACTGCATCTACTCGGCGCTCGACCACCTCGAAGAGCGGCGCGAACTCTACACAATCGCGTTCAGCGACCAGGTCGACGGCACCGTCCCGATCATGCTCTCCCGCTTCCTCACCGAGGTCGCAGAGACCTACCTCACCAAGCGGCGCAAGCGGAAGCCCGCCGTTCCAGACGTCGACCTCGACGTCGCGGCCGCCTTCCTCGCCAACGGCGCCACTGGCGCGATCCGCGTCTGGATCCTCGAGGGGGACATGTCACGCGAACGCTTCTTCGAGAACCTGCCGCTGCTGCTGCCAGCCTGGTTCCAGGCCGAAGCGGCAGGGTAG
- a CDS encoding PhoH family protein → MRETIKQPAIGEAERLAQAERTYVLDTSVLLSDPAAIFRFAEHSIVLPVVVVTELEKKRHDPELGYFARRALRLLDGLRERHERLDFPVPVGDAGGTLRVELNHSSAEVLPSGMRLGDNDTRILAVAQSLASEGLDVTVISKDLPMRVKASALGLGAEEYRNDQTGDDSYLGTSTIELTDADVDALWEEERLDSVDAARGLVVGTGLIISSPTGSALGRVDGDASIRLVRGDREVFGVHGRSAEQRLAIDLLLDPEVGIVSLGGKAGTGKSALALAAGLEAVLERQQHRKVMVFRPMYAVGGQELGYLPGDQQDKMNPWGQAVFDTLGSIVSQNVLDEVVARDLVEVLPLTHIRGRSLHDAFVIVDEAQSLERNVLLTMLSRIGQRSRVVLTHDVGQRDNLRVGRHDGIAAVIEKLKGHSLFGHVTLTRSERSDIAALVTELLDS, encoded by the coding sequence ATCCGAGAAACAATCAAGCAGCCGGCGATCGGCGAGGCAGAGCGCCTCGCGCAGGCGGAGCGAACCTACGTGCTCGACACGTCGGTGCTCCTCAGCGATCCAGCAGCGATCTTCAGGTTCGCCGAGCACAGCATCGTCTTGCCTGTCGTTGTGGTGACAGAGCTTGAGAAGAAACGGCACGATCCTGAACTCGGGTACTTTGCGCGGCGAGCGCTCAGGCTCCTCGACGGGCTTCGTGAGCGGCATGAGCGGCTCGACTTCCCAGTTCCTGTAGGCGACGCCGGCGGGACGCTGCGAGTTGAGCTCAATCACTCGAGCGCAGAGGTGCTCCCGAGCGGCATGCGACTCGGAGACAACGACACGCGCATCCTCGCGGTCGCCCAGAGCCTCGCGAGCGAGGGCCTCGACGTGACTGTCATCTCGAAGGATCTCCCGATGCGTGTGAAAGCATCGGCGCTTGGGCTCGGGGCGGAGGAGTATCGCAACGACCAGACTGGCGACGACAGCTACCTCGGGACGAGCACGATTGAGCTCACGGATGCCGACGTTGACGCTCTCTGGGAGGAAGAACGGCTCGACAGCGTCGACGCGGCCAGGGGCCTCGTGGTTGGAACAGGGCTCATCATCAGCTCGCCGACAGGCTCGGCGCTTGGCAGGGTCGACGGTGACGCGTCGATCAGGCTGGTGCGAGGGGACCGTGAGGTCTTCGGCGTGCACGGCAGGAGCGCGGAGCAGCGCCTTGCAATCGACCTGCTGCTCGACCCCGAGGTCGGGATCGTGTCGCTCGGCGGCAAGGCCGGCACCGGGAAGTCGGCGCTCGCGCTCGCGGCGGGCCTCGAAGCGGTACTCGAGCGGCAGCAGCACCGGAAGGTTATGGTGTTCCGGCCCATGTACGCCGTCGGGGGCCAGGAGCTCGGCTATCTTCCCGGAGACCAGCAAGACAAGATGAATCCGTGGGGGCAGGCGGTGTTCGACACCCTCGGCTCGATCGTCTCGCAGAACGTGCTCGATGAGGTGGTTGCGCGCGATCTCGTCGAGGTGCTCCCGCTCACGCACATCCGCGGCCGGTCGCTGCACGACGCGTTCGTGATCGTTGACGAGGCGCAGTCGCTCGAGCGCAACGTGCTGCTCACGATGCTCAGCCGCATCGGGCAGCGCTCGCGGGTCGTGCTCACGCACGACGTCGGGCAGCGCGACAACCTGCGCGTGGGGCGGCACGACGGGATCGCGGCTGTCATCGAGAAGCTCAAGGGGCACTCGCTCTTCGGCCACGTTACGCTCACGCGCAGCGAACGTAGCGACATTGCGGCCCTCGTCACGGAGCTGCTCGACTCGTAG
- a CDS encoding purple acid phosphatase family protein, whose product MTNPARPPRLRRGVTALALAALVGSGLAIPLASPASATPEALATAAVPAVPEGSLVTTGTPWKYLDTNVDPAAGAQDRNAWTAPEFDDSGWATAASGFGVKKNELAAVGPYMPATKLAHYIDGDSKNTVPTYFFRTTVELATGVASEVDAVSASIIHDDAARVFVNGQKVAGFLDSRVDDTLPSNLQYAGESKGDPVVSNFTIDPALLHDGANTIAVAVYQDRETSSDAYFDMTKLQLTPKTDEGGGTEPVIAAPTRVILTPTETPATSQSFSWLAGDETHTTGQVEIGLATGGDTRVAKAAAVGAVNGNAKEHFSATVEDLTPATTYRYRVGTEGSMSEWYTFTTETPGATDFQFVYYGDAQIGLDTTWPAVVAQAEAKAPRSIGSVHAGDLINTGSNDTEWLNWFKGMERSATSTNVMAAPGNHEYSGDKTLASWKAHFEYPLNQPSTETIGELAGRAQGDSDVARQYAAYFEHWADFAAETVYYTDYQGVRFITLNATRDTTFLKPANLPGCTGAECPSTKVQALWTEYQAAWLDFVLKESPSKWNVVTFHQPVYSTSSGRDEAVLREYWVPVFEENNIDLVLMGHDHTYGRGYKNDDTTDTRGMTVGPVYAVSNSGAKHYDLETEEKNVWTNNGATQVIRGERVTTYQVIDVTANQLTYRSYVAEKVNGSKSFKLTDTAAERPVYAAAEVPAVGEVFDEFTVTKYDTGEKWVTEPGVETPAGPALQLGAASVAQGDELQVSGSGFAPGSKIALELHSEPVALASVEVSEDRAFSTAVTIPANTPTDTEHELVAVLPNGKTVSTPLTVTAAETGGENPGGENPGGENPGETDTTPGGTTPGAGEHGGGKGSGSIATTGGASFVPLGIATLALLTAGGGLLLWRRRTAAAATADHTLG is encoded by the coding sequence ATGACGAACCCAGCTCGCCCACCCCGCCTACGACGAGGGGTGACCGCACTCGCCCTTGCCGCACTCGTGGGCTCGGGCCTGGCAATCCCGCTCGCGAGTCCCGCCTCGGCAACACCGGAAGCGTTGGCGACTGCCGCGGTGCCCGCCGTACCTGAGGGGTCGCTCGTCACAACGGGAACTCCCTGGAAGTATCTCGACACCAACGTTGATCCGGCCGCGGGCGCACAAGATCGCAACGCCTGGACGGCTCCAGAATTCGACGACTCGGGTTGGGCAACTGCCGCGAGCGGCTTCGGGGTCAAGAAGAACGAGCTCGCCGCAGTCGGGCCGTACATGCCAGCAACCAAGCTCGCCCACTACATCGACGGCGATTCGAAGAACACGGTCCCGACCTACTTCTTCCGCACGACCGTGGAGCTCGCCACAGGCGTCGCGAGCGAGGTCGACGCGGTCTCGGCGTCGATCATTCACGACGATGCAGCCCGCGTGTTCGTGAACGGCCAGAAGGTCGCGGGATTCCTCGACAGCCGCGTCGATGACACACTGCCATCGAACCTGCAGTACGCGGGTGAAAGCAAGGGCGACCCCGTCGTCTCGAACTTCACTATCGATCCCGCGCTGCTCCACGACGGCGCCAACACCATTGCCGTGGCCGTCTACCAGGATCGCGAGACCTCCTCCGATGCCTACTTCGACATGACCAAGCTCCAGCTCACGCCAAAAACCGATGAGGGCGGCGGCACCGAGCCCGTCATCGCCGCTCCGACGCGAGTGATCCTCACTCCGACAGAGACTCCGGCGACATCGCAGTCGTTCTCGTGGCTCGCTGGCGACGAAACGCACACGACCGGCCAGGTCGAGATCGGGCTCGCCACCGGGGGCGACACCCGCGTCGCCAAAGCCGCCGCGGTTGGCGCCGTCAACGGCAACGCGAAAGAACACTTCTCGGCGACAGTGGAAGACCTCACCCCCGCGACCACGTACCGCTACCGCGTGGGCACCGAGGGCAGCATGAGCGAGTGGTACACATTCACCACCGAGACCCCGGGCGCGACCGACTTCCAGTTCGTCTACTACGGCGACGCACAGATCGGCCTCGACACCACATGGCCAGCGGTCGTCGCGCAGGCTGAGGCCAAGGCCCCGCGCTCGATCGGGTCGGTGCACGCCGGCGACCTCATTAACACCGGCAGCAACGACACCGAGTGGCTGAACTGGTTCAAGGGAATGGAGCGCTCGGCGACGAGCACCAACGTGATGGCCGCGCCGGGCAATCACGAGTACTCGGGCGACAAGACGCTCGCCTCGTGGAAGGCTCACTTCGAGTACCCGCTCAACCAGCCGTCGACCGAGACGATCGGTGAGCTCGCTGGCCGCGCGCAGGGAGACTCTGACGTCGCACGCCAGTACGCCGCATACTTTGAGCACTGGGCAGACTTCGCGGCCGAGACCGTGTACTACACCGACTACCAGGGTGTCAGGTTCATCACGCTGAACGCCACTCGCGACACCACGTTCCTGAAGCCCGCGAACCTCCCCGGCTGCACGGGCGCAGAGTGCCCGAGCACGAAGGTGCAGGCACTGTGGACGGAGTACCAGGCTGCATGGCTCGACTTCGTGCTCAAGGAGAGCCCATCGAAGTGGAACGTCGTCACGTTCCACCAGCCCGTGTACTCCACCTCCTCGGGGCGCGACGAGGCCGTCCTCCGCGAGTACTGGGTTCCGGTGTTCGAGGAGAACAACATCGATCTCGTACTCATGGGGCACGATCACACGTACGGGCGCGGTTACAAGAACGACGACACCACAGACACCCGCGGCATGACCGTCGGCCCGGTGTACGCGGTCTCAAACTCGGGTGCGAAGCACTACGACCTCGAGACTGAAGAGAAGAACGTCTGGACGAACAACGGCGCGACCCAGGTCATCCGCGGCGAGCGCGTGACGACCTACCAGGTCATCGACGTCACTGCGAATCAGCTCACCTACCGCTCGTACGTCGCCGAGAAGGTGAACGGGTCAAAGAGTTTCAAGCTCACCGATACCGCAGCCGAGCGCCCGGTGTACGCCGCGGCCGAGGTCCCCGCCGTTGGCGAGGTCTTCGACGAGTTCACGGTCACGAAGTACGACACCGGCGAGAAGTGGGTCACTGAGCCTGGCGTCGAGACTCCCGCCGGCCCGGCGCTGCAGCTTGGTGCGGCGTCGGTCGCGCAGGGCGACGAACTGCAGGTCTCAGGATCGGGCTTCGCCCCCGGTTCGAAGATCGCGCTCGAGCTGCACTCGGAGCCGGTCGCGCTCGCCTCGGTCGAGGTCAGTGAGGATCGCGCGTTCTCGACAGCGGTGACGATCCCGGCGAACACCCCGACGGACACCGAGCACGAGCTCGTCGCCGTACTGCCAAACGGTAAGACAGTGTCGACTCCGCTCACTGTCACCGCAGCCGAAACCGGTGGCGAAAACCCCGGCGGGGAAAATCCGGGCGGCGAAAACCCCGGCGAGACCGACACCACGCCCGGCGGCACCACACCGGGCGCGGGCGAACATGGCGGCGGGAAGGGATCGGGATCGATCGCCACCACTGGCGGCGCGTCGTTCGTTCCGCTCGGCATCGCAACGCTCGCGCTGCTCACCGCAGGCGGCGGACTGCTGCTGTGGCGCCGCCGCACCGCCGCGGCCGCGACGGCTGATCACACGCTCGGCTAG
- a CDS encoding FadR/GntR family transcriptional regulator, with amino-acid sequence MSLDPIRQSSLSDKVVERLRTEIVEGRWRVGERIPPEPELIADLGVARGTLREAIRALQYSGMLDVRRGDGTFVTARSEVPGALARSGGSIGDVLEARAAIEPQLARLAAERANEGDIERIAEALDYRALVTNEPPTRENAAVWAQADAAFHEEVARAAHNPILFEIYAALLPQLRESVESAITRDGFSREDPRGHEEVLAAIRRQDPEAAGASAAANLAATERWDHAERAGAASR; translated from the coding sequence ATGAGCCTGGATCCGATACGTCAGTCTTCATTGAGCGACAAGGTCGTCGAGCGACTTCGCACCGAGATCGTCGAGGGGCGCTGGCGCGTCGGCGAGCGAATCCCGCCCGAGCCCGAACTCATCGCAGACCTGGGCGTCGCGCGCGGCACCCTTCGCGAGGCAATCCGGGCGCTGCAGTACAGCGGCATGCTCGACGTCCGCCGCGGCGACGGCACGTTCGTCACCGCCCGAAGCGAGGTCCCCGGAGCACTCGCCCGCTCGGGCGGCTCGATCGGAGACGTGCTCGAGGCGCGCGCCGCCATCGAGCCGCAGCTCGCCCGGCTTGCCGCGGAACGCGCGAACGAGGGAGACATCGAGAGGATCGCCGAGGCACTCGACTACCGCGCCCTCGTCACGAACGAGCCGCCGACACGCGAGAACGCCGCCGTCTGGGCGCAGGCCGACGCCGCGTTCCACGAAGAGGTCGCACGGGCAGCACACAACCCGATCCTGTTCGAGATCTACGCGGCGCTGCTCCCCCAACTCAGGGAATCAGTGGAATCCGCGATCACCCGCGACGGCTTCAGTCGCGAGGACCCACGCGGCCACGAGGAGGTACTGGCGGCTATCAGACGACAAGACCCGGAGGCGGCTGGCGCGAGCGCAGCAGCGAACCTCGCCGCCACCGAGCGCTGGGACCACGCAGAGCGGGCCGGCGCAGCTTCACGCTAG
- a CDS encoding CPBP family intramembrane glutamic endopeptidase: MTQQLSEGSQPTQAQPTPAEPLARVPWVAVAVFVALAWGLAWLVMLPMWRLDPVAAVSLPLGTQMMLQLLPSVMMFTPAVAMLVVVFVLKTPRRGKARFLGLWPLRPAKRVVWFIVLGNFGPIVIVALALGVATMLGWFTPDFAELSGFAATLASAGTPPELARTVMLTQLAMIPFAGLINLLPAFGEEIGWRGWLLPALRPLGTWPALLVSGVIWGVWHAPVTLLGHNFGLLDWRGVALMTIGCVFWGILFGWLRLRSASVWPAVIAHGALNGVGAVCLVFTAAGAPLPMPLVNPLGVSGWIVAAVVIIVLIATGQFGKQPSLAPPRR, from the coding sequence ATGACTCAGCAGCTGAGCGAAGGCTCACAACCGACACAAGCTCAACCCACTCCCGCCGAGCCGCTCGCGCGCGTTCCGTGGGTCGCCGTGGCGGTTTTTGTGGCGCTCGCATGGGGGCTCGCGTGGCTTGTCATGCTCCCGATGTGGCGCCTCGACCCCGTCGCAGCCGTGAGCCTGCCGCTCGGCACGCAGATGATGCTGCAGCTGCTCCCGTCGGTGATGATGTTCACCCCTGCGGTCGCGATGTTGGTTGTCGTCTTCGTGCTGAAGACCCCGAGGCGGGGAAAAGCGAGATTCCTCGGTCTGTGGCCGCTGCGCCCTGCGAAGCGTGTGGTCTGGTTCATCGTGCTCGGCAACTTCGGGCCGATCGTGATTGTTGCCTTGGCGCTCGGTGTTGCGACGATGCTTGGCTGGTTTACCCCTGACTTCGCTGAGCTCTCGGGGTTCGCGGCGACGCTCGCGAGCGCGGGCACACCGCCAGAGCTCGCGCGCACCGTGATGCTGACGCAGCTCGCGATGATTCCATTTGCCGGCCTCATCAATCTGCTGCCCGCGTTCGGCGAGGAGATCGGCTGGCGCGGTTGGCTGCTTCCGGCACTGCGGCCCCTAGGGACCTGGCCTGCGCTGCTCGTCAGCGGCGTGATCTGGGGAGTCTGGCACGCTCCGGTCACCTTGCTCGGCCACAATTTTGGCCTGCTCGATTGGCGCGGCGTCGCGCTCATGACAATCGGCTGCGTGTTCTGGGGAATCCTGTTCGGCTGGCTTCGCCTGCGCAGCGCTTCGGTCTGGCCAGCGGTGATCGCGCACGGCGCGCTGAACGGCGTCGGCGCCGTGTGTCTGGTGTTTACGGCTGCCGGGGCGCCGCTGCCGATGCCGCTCGTGAATCCGCTTGGTGTTTCTGGGTGGATCGTCGCAGCTGTCGTGATTATTGTGCTCATCGCGACGGGCCAGTTCGGCAAGCAGCCGAGCCTGGCGCCGCCGCGGCGCTAG
- a CDS encoding DUF1648 domain-containing protein, whose amino-acid sequence MTDTDPVQPAPEAQPDLQRARVAARIVGLVVPVGLVIVGTIVTLAWLPRLPNPMAVHWNGAGVADGFGSPAVGLIVFPLAGLLIAATYFSTRLQYLQGRARPGGELWGPINRLIPAIGLGAAAAISSLNIITTAIQLDLPDARQLEPNLAVPLMPAIIGIVAAGLGYLVQPRVRIAAATEAEAGNPLELAPAERVAWIGSIGVSRTYLWVMGSALIVLVASLILVAGIRPAEPVAITIVSVSLLVVLALTVLCMRFNVQIDDRGFEARSFLGWPALRVPAADIADVEVGEIHPFAEFGGWGWRLSVDGKVGIVMRTGEGIRFSRRQGRQVVVTIDDAESAAAALATAAREARARPGEPGEPDEKDRKGTK is encoded by the coding sequence ATGACAGACACCGATCCCGTCCAGCCAGCGCCCGAGGCGCAGCCCGACCTGCAGCGCGCACGTGTAGCCGCGCGCATCGTGGGGCTCGTTGTCCCAGTAGGTCTCGTCATCGTCGGCACAATTGTGACGCTCGCGTGGCTCCCGCGGCTGCCTAACCCGATGGCGGTGCACTGGAACGGAGCTGGTGTCGCGGACGGCTTTGGCAGTCCCGCGGTCGGCCTGATCGTTTTCCCGCTCGCGGGCCTCCTCATCGCCGCAACGTATTTCTCGACGCGGCTGCAGTACCTCCAGGGTCGGGCTCGCCCCGGGGGTGAACTCTGGGGGCCAATCAACCGTCTCATTCCGGCGATCGGGCTCGGAGCCGCGGCTGCCATCTCCTCGCTCAACATCATCACCACGGCGATCCAGCTCGACCTCCCCGACGCCAGGCAGCTCGAGCCGAACCTCGCCGTTCCCCTCATGCCGGCGATCATCGGCATCGTCGCGGCCGGGCTCGGTTACCTTGTGCAGCCGCGGGTACGGATCGCCGCGGCTACCGAGGCAGAGGCTGGGAATCCGCTCGAACTCGCCCCCGCCGAGCGCGTCGCCTGGATCGGGTCGATCGGGGTGAGCCGAACCTACCTCTGGGTCATGGGGTCGGCGCTCATTGTGCTCGTCGCAAGCCTGATCCTCGTAGCGGGGATTCGCCCAGCGGAACCAGTTGCGATCACAATCGTGAGCGTCTCGCTGCTGGTGGTGCTCGCGCTGACGGTGCTGTGCATGCGGTTCAACGTGCAGATCGACGACCGTGGTTTCGAGGCCCGGTCGTTTCTCGGCTGGCCGGCGCTGCGCGTGCCAGCGGCCGATATTGCCGACGTGGAGGTTGGCGAGATTCACCCGTTTGCTGAGTTCGGGGGTTGGGGCTGGCGACTCTCGGTCGACGGAAAAGTTGGCATCGTGATGCGCACTGGCGAGGGAATCAGATTCTCCAGGCGACAGGGTCGACAAGTTGTTGTGACGATCGATGACGCAGAGTCCGCGGCGGCTGCGCTCGCCACGGCCGCACGCGAGGCTCGTGCACGGCCGGGCGAACCGGGCGAACCTGACGAGAAAGACAGGAAAGGCACGAAATGA
- a CDS encoding DUF1648 domain-containing protein: MTPQLELDRAKRAALWAGTFVPALALGTALAIQLAWLPRMPDPVATHWGPSGLPDGFGAPWTNVVMFACICIGVMLLPPLQRFQLRLRDADGATRTWAAANRWMPAFTLGMVVSLQINALGVAWVQLDAADARETGSTLGWLIGGWVAGAAAAAAAYFLQPSLRVEPEDGEPTADALSLGAAERAVWVGAISPSRGVSWGVGVVNVLLAVLAVWMFTIEPLAGWIGLGTLAVVAASTVMCMWFNVRIGPEGFEARSMVGWPVFKIAAGDVTDVVTAQIEPLGEFGGWGLRFAGGRTGLVPRGGEGLVIGRSNGKVLVATLAGAEDAASVLAAAAAAARDNPAGGATDGTGSIEGDTQ; the protein is encoded by the coding sequence ATGACCCCCCAACTCGAGCTCGACCGCGCGAAGCGCGCCGCCCTGTGGGCCGGGACGTTCGTGCCGGCGCTTGCGCTCGGCACGGCCCTCGCGATCCAGCTGGCCTGGCTCCCGCGGATGCCTGATCCCGTCGCAACGCACTGGGGACCCTCCGGCCTCCCGGATGGGTTCGGGGCGCCGTGGACGAACGTGGTGATGTTTGCCTGCATCTGCATCGGGGTCATGCTCCTGCCTCCCCTCCAGCGGTTTCAGCTGCGGCTGAGGGACGCCGACGGTGCGACGCGCACCTGGGCCGCGGCGAATCGCTGGATGCCCGCCTTCACCCTCGGCATGGTGGTGTCGTTGCAGATCAACGCCCTCGGTGTCGCGTGGGTGCAACTTGACGCGGCCGACGCGCGCGAGACCGGATCGACACTTGGGTGGTTGATCGGTGGCTGGGTCGCGGGCGCTGCTGCCGCCGCCGCGGCGTACTTCCTCCAACCGAGTCTGCGCGTCGAGCCCGAAGACGGAGAGCCGACCGCAGACGCCCTCTCGCTTGGGGCCGCAGAGCGTGCGGTCTGGGTGGGCGCGATCAGCCCGTCGCGCGGGGTGTCGTGGGGAGTCGGGGTCGTCAACGTGCTGCTCGCGGTGCTGGCGGTCTGGATGTTCACGATCGAGCCACTTGCCGGGTGGATCGGCCTCGGCACGCTGGCTGTCGTCGCTGCATCGACGGTGATGTGTATGTGGTTCAATGTGCGGATCGGGCCGGAGGGGTTCGAGGCGCGTTCAATGGTTGGCTGGCCGGTCTTCAAGATCGCGGCGGGTGACGTCACCGACGTTGTTACGGCGCAGATCGAGCCGCTTGGCGAGTTTGGTGGTTGGGGGCTTCGCTTCGCCGGTGGGCGAACGGGACTGGTGCCGCGCGGCGGGGAAGGGCTCGTGATCGGTCGCAGCAACGGCAAAGTGCTCGTCGCGACACTTGCGGGTGCAGAGGACGCAGCGTCAGTGCTCGCCGCCGCAGCGGCGGCCGCGCGGGACAACCCGGCCGGTGGCGCAACCGACGGAACAGGATCTATCGAAGGAGATACGCAATGA